From a single Vanacampus margaritifer isolate UIUO_Vmar chromosome 15, RoL_Vmar_1.0, whole genome shotgun sequence genomic region:
- the tmem209 gene encoding transmembrane protein 209, which yields MNAYMHYTEGVPSMIDKALRIRREEHARQVVLAWAVLNVSLAGMIYTEMSAKLLSRYYNITYWPIWYIELALASLFSLNALFDFWKYFKYTMAPSTIAVSPQQHQLLGLRNTSIQASPPQKPDKKETPVPMESSPLQGQSVLSFSPSRSATASPKFSPSCVAGYSPSLTNTTTPSSGAYSPSVVFGKVMGYSPSSGSPPYPSSIGTPESSVLRARYRTSPSVFNSPGSEEDYMEDLKSLERFLRTEEEKSHRSQFGSPESVSPSHSPTFWNYNRSVGDYAQSLRKFLYQPACRSQAPSAHKDEMDPGSKQAAEEVWARITSSRPVVDRIDGWTAKLRNWISDTILVPLVKEMDSVNTQLRRMGCPELQIGEASISSLKQAAVMKATSIPTLNSMVQYLDITPNQEYLVDRIKELAHSGCMSSYRWNRGGDLKNRKWDTDLPTDCAILMHIFCTYLDSRLPPHPKYPDGKTFTSQHFSHNPDKPDVTKENLFCIHQNCTTPPHYQLIYQGHIFSLPKGRNNLFHTILMFLYVIKTKESGMLGRVNLGLSGVNILWIFEV from the exons ATGAATGCTTATATGCACTATACG GAGGGGGTGCCCAGCATGATTGACAAGGCGCTGAGGATAAGGAGGGAGGAACACGCTCGTCAGGTGGTCCTCGCCTGGGCTGTTCTCAACGTGTCCTTGGCTGGCATGATTTACACTGAAAT GTCTGCAAAATTGTTAAGCCGATACTACAACATCACCTACTGGCCTATTTGGTACATTG AACTGGCACTGGCCTCGCTTTTCAGCCTCAATGCTCTTTTTGATTTCTGGAAATATTTTAAGTACACTATGGCTCCATCCACCATCGCTGTATCCCCACAACAACATCAGCTCCTGGGGCTGAGAAACACAA GTATTCAGGCTTCTCCTCCCCAGAAGCCAGACAAAAAGGAAACCCCCGTTCCGATGGAGTCATCCCCCTTGCAGGGCCAGAGCGTACTGAGTTTCAGCCCGTCTCGTTCTGCCACCGCCAGCCCTAAGTTCTCTCCGAGCTGTGTGGCAGGCTACAGCCCATCTCTTACTAACACAACCACTCCAAGTAGTGGCGCTTATTCGCCCTCGGTGGTTTTTGGGAAG gtgATGGGCTACAGTCCATCCTCTGGTTCCCCACCGTACCCGAGCAGCATTGGGACGCCGGAAAGCTCCGTCTTGAGGGCTCGTTACCGTACGTCGCCCTCTGTGTTTAACTCACCCGGAAGTGAGGAGGATTACATGGAGGATCTGAAAAGCCTCGAGCGATTTCTGCGTACGGAGGAGGAGAAGAGCCACCGCAGTCAATTTG GGAGTCCAGAATCTGTCTCCCCGAGTCACAGTCCGACATTTTGGAACTACAACCGCTCAGTGGGGGACTACGCGCAGAGCCTGAGGAAGTTCCTGTATCAGCCCGCCTGCCGCTCCCAGGCGCCATCTGCCCACAAGGATGAAATGGACCCGGGTTCCAAACAGGCTGCTGAGGAG GTGTGGGCGAGGATCACATCCAGCCGCCCTGTTGTGGACCGCATCGACGGCTGGACAGCAAAACTTCGAAAT TGGATTAGTGACACCATCTTGGTCCCCCTGGTCAAAGAAATGGACTCGGTCAACACTCAGCTCAGGAGGATGGGCTGCCCTGAGCTCCAGATAGGAG AGGCCAGCATTAGCAGCCTTAAACAGGCCGCCGTGATGAAAGCAACATCTATTCCTACTTTGAACTCCATGGTCCAGTACCTCGACATCACTCCCAATCAGGAATATCTGGTGGATCGCATAAAAG AGCTGGCACACAGTGGCTGCATGAGCTCCTACCGGTGGAATCGAGGGGGTGATTTGAAGAACCGCAAGTGGGACACGGACCTCCCCACAGATTGTGCT ATCCTCATGCATATATTTTGCACCTACCTGGACTCCAGACTTCCTCCTCACCCTAAATATCCAGACGGGAAGACGTTCACCTCGCAGCACTTCAGCCACAACCCGGACAAACCTG ATGTGACCAAGGAGAATCTCTTCTGCATCCACCAGAATTGCACCACACCACCTCACTACCAGCTTATCTATCAGGGACACATCTTCAGTCTGCCCAAG GGCAGGAACAACTTGTTTCATACAATTCTTATGTTCCTCTACGTCATTAAGACCAAGGAGTCAGGAATGCTGGG GCGTGTAAACCTCGGCCTTTCCGGTGTGAACATTCTGTGGATTTTTGAAGTCTGA
- the prdm4 gene encoding PR domain zinc finger protein 4, translating into MNDMNLSPVGMDQLSVPSVSASHLGLATSPPHNTIPTPGMPVAIPSLGPSLGSLPSALSLMLPMGPLGDRGVMCGLPDRNYSLPPPPYPHLESSYFRHILPGILSYLADRPPPQYIHPSSLNMDGTLSVASNNPSGLDPYSGAGGPLEQGLVPMDSRQVGGQGDLHQTGAHDLDSTGLAMESRNSSPMSPDRMGEELASMDGVGVVPVSGGGSQPLTGVDSSGGVMPLHGPPVLELMEPDHMGRRVGNAGGGGAGGLGDQLHPNGELNPGVVSVVLTNSMAGQGQLGPVSLHGHSGMGLDSVNVSPITTEVSLGPENNLVLVNSSLQLEDSSPNKESMVAAYTIWCTLCERSYTSDCPEHGPVTFIQDAPIQSRARLSIPRPLCLRISVADEPLGVFARDIIPARTCFGPMVGQHCSNVDLSDWPEKDTPQIWKMYHNNVLEFNIVTADENECNWMMFVHKARSREEQNLVAYSANGKLFFCTTMEIHPDEELRFYYSRDYCRLMGVPPLPETQLCQCGKDCSSFSDLKPHMSNPDPSQPPHSHSPPQQDHQLQQEQQQQPLPQPDEKLTNGTSSSSSSPWPQTAGQANGDNLNANQNSSTGTSRTNSKGPRHPREKKFKCSMCSRAFITSTKLNVHFMGHVGMKPHKCEYCSKAFSDPSNLRMHLKIHTGQKNYRCTVCEKSFTQKSHVASHMLIHTGAEKLKCDLCERMFIRKHDLNQHMFSHTHERRIQCPKCNKHFLKPNHLKKHMNSHEGRRDFVCEKCHKAFLTKYHLTRHLKICKGPKAERSSRKERHMDEEEEEEDEEEEEEAEDSGGRGGERLLDSGRSEDIGGYNSEKSLSPPH; encoded by the exons ATGAATGACATGAACCTGAGTCCAGTGGGCATGGACCAGCTGAGTGTGCCTTCAGTGAGTGCGAGCCACTTGGGTCTGGCCACCTCACCGCCACATAACACCATCCCCACCCCAG GCATGCCAGTGGCCATCCCCAGCCTGGGTCCTTCCTTAGGTTCACTTCCCTCCGCTCTGTCCCTCATGCTGCCCATGGGCCCTCTTGGGGATAGAGGAGTCATGTGTGGCCTTCCGGATAGGAATTATTCCCTGCCACCTCCTCCTTACCCACACTTAGAGAGCAGCTACTTCCGACATATACTACCAG GTATTTTGTCCTACTTGGCTGACCGCCCCCCACCTCAGTACATCCATCCTAGCAGCCTTAACATGGACGGGACCCTCTCTGTGGCCAGCAACAACCCCTCAGGTCTCGACCCTTACAGCGGAGCGGGCGGCCCACTGGAGCAGGGCCTGGTGCCCATGGACTCGAGACAAGTCGGCGGCCAAGGAGACCTCCACCAGACCGGCGCCCATGATTTGGACTCGACAGGATTAGCGATGGAGTCTCGCAACAGCAGCCCCATGTCCCCGGACAGGATGGGAGAGGAGCTGGCCTCCATGGACGGAGTCGGGGTAGTCCCGGTGTCCGGTGGCGGGAGCCAGCCCCTCACTGGGGTGGACTCTTCAGGTGGGGTCATGCCCCTGCATGGACCCCCTGTGCTGGAACTGATGGAGCCGGATCACATGGGGCGCCGCGTAGGCAATGCGggtggaggaggagcaggaggactCGGGGACCAGCTCCACCCGAATGGGGAGCTGAATCCCGGAGTTGTTAGCGTGGTGCTCACCAACTCCATGGCCGGGCAGGGCCAGCTGGGGCCTGTGTCTCTCCACGGGCACTCTGGGATGGGACTAGATTCAGTGAATGTCTCCCCCATCACCACGGAGGTATCGCTGGGTCCGGAAAACAACCTGGTGCTAGTCAACTCCAGTCTGCAACTGGAGGATTCAAGCCCCAACAAGGAGAGCATGGTTGCTGCTTACACGATTT GGTGCACTCTGTGCGAGCGCTCGTATACCTCAGACTGTCCCGAGCACGGCCCGGTGACGTTCATCCAAGACGCGCCAATCCAAAGCCGGGCTCGCCTCTCCATCCCGCGTCCGCTTTGCCTTCGCATCTCCGTGGCAGACGAGCCGCTTG GTGTTTTTGCACGGGACATCATCCCAGCGAGGACCTGCTTTGGACCGATGGTTGGACAGCACTGTAGCAATGTGGATCTCTCTGATTGGCCGGAAAAAGACACGCCTCAGATTTGGAAG ATGTACCACAACAACGTGCTGGAGTTCAACATTGTGACAGCAGATGAGAATGAATGCAACTGGATGATGTTTGTTCACAAGGCAAG GAGCCGCGAAGAGCAAAACTTGGTTGCATACTCTGCCAATGGGAAGCTGTTCTTCTGCACCACCATGGAGATCCACCCCGACGAAGAGCTGCGCTTCTACTACAGCCGAGACTACTGCAGACTCATGG GTGTTCCTCCTTTACCCGAGACCCAACTCTGCCAGTGTGGCAAAGACTGCTCGTCTTTTTCGGACCTCAAGCCTCACATGAGCAACCCTGACCCCAGCCAACCTCCTCACAGCCACAGCCCGCCACAGCAGGACCACCAGCTTCAAcaagagcagcagcagcagccgcttCCACAACCGGATGAGAAGCTCACCAACGGGACGTCGAGCTCTTCGTCCTCTCCGTGGCCCCAAACGGCAGGGCAGGCCAACGGGGACAACCTGAACGCCAATCAGAACTCAAGCACCGGCACCTCTAGAACAAACTCGAAAGGTCCCAGGCACCCGCGGGAAAAGAAATTCAAGTGCAGCATGTGCTCCAGGGCATTTATCACGTCCACCAAGCTCAACGTGCACTTCATGGGGCACGTTGGCATGAAGCCACACAAGTGTGAATACTGCAGCAAGGCCTTCAGTGATCCCAGCAACCTCAGGATGCACCTCAAAATACACACAG GTCAGAAGAACTATCGGTGCACCGTTTGCGAGAAGTCGTTCACGCAAAAGTCCCACGTGGCGTCACACATGCTCATCCACACGGGCGCAGAGAAACTCAAGTGCGACCTGTGCGAGCGGATGTTCATCCGAAAGCACGACCTGAATCAGCACATGTTCTCTCACACGCA TGAGCGTCGGATTCAGTGTCCCAAATGCAACAAGCACTTCCTGAAGCCCAACCACCTGAAGAAACACATGAACTCCCACGAGGGCCGCCGGGACTTTGTATGCGAGAAGTGCCACAAGGCCTTCCTCACCAAGTACCACCTCACGCGTCACCTCAAGATATGCAAGGGGCCGAAGGCGGAGCGCTCATCCCGGAAGGAGCGACAcatggatgaggaggaggaggaggaggatgaagaggaggaagaggaagcagAGGATAGcgggggaagaggaggagagagaCTTTTGGACTCGGGCAGGAGTGAAGACATTGGAGGATATAACTCTGAAAAGTCACTGTCACCGCCTCATTGA
- the LOC144034918 gene encoding achaete-scute homolog 4-like produces MSYRNDMMEHIPYIPQLALHCFSVDITGARHHVGLPSFHLEPAYLERVQRSPKFSYGGLHYYPCPGPVSVCEYSMEPAFIRKRNERERHRVRCVNEGYTRLRERLPREFDDKRLSKVETLRAAIDYIKHLQGLLDVNVAGMPLENGHKRLKCQ; encoded by the coding sequence atgtcttatcGTAATGACATGATGGAGCATATTCCATATATCCCCCAACTGGCGCTCCACTGCTTCTCCGTGGACATCACGGGTGCGCGTCACCACGTCGGTCTGCCCTCCTTCCACCTGGAGCCGGCTTACCTGGAGCGGGTCCAGCGCAGCCCCAAGTTCTCATACGGAGGACTACACTATTACCCGTGTCCCGGCCCGGTGAGCGTGTGTGAATACTCGATGGAGCCCGCGTTCATCCGCAAGAGGAACGAGAGGGAGCGTCACAGGGTACGCTGTGTCAACGAGGGTTACACGCGCCTACGGGAGCGCCTGCCGAGGGAGTTTGACGACAAAAGGCTCAGTAAGGTGGAGACACTCCGGGCCGCCATCGACTATATCAAACATCTGCAGGGCCTTTTGGACGTGAACGTAGCAGGGATGCCACTGGAGAATGGGCACAAAAGGCTTAAATGCCAATAA
- the LOC144034640 gene encoding suppressor APC domain-containing protein 2 produces the protein MACPPAASCSYTVVLIPLRNSLCSLDALRFYLWIKHLKDLEKEKDILYCGVEILEQARLWYHHRLEKNRTQKDKADTNSWVNSCQGVAKAHSFLLRSRMQRVKTSLASVMAEPNDTSASGDAAENSALRWQHTLLTQAVSHKNRLISMLEMENYALLKQLYEV, from the exons ATGGCTTGTCCTCCTGCCGCCTCTTGCTCCTACACCGTGGTCCTTATCCCGCTCAGGAACAGCCTCTGCAGCTTGGACGCACTTCGCTTCTACTTGTGG ATTAAGCATCTGAAGGatctagaaaaagaaaaagacattcTCTACTGCGGTGTGGAAATTTTAGAGCAGGCCCGACTCTGGTACCACCATCGGCTGGAAAAAAACAGGACCCAGAAGGATAAGGCCGACACCAACAGTTGGGTCAACTCCTGCCAAGGTGTTGCAAAG GCCCATTCCTTCTTGCTAAGGTCACGCATGCAGCGGGTGAAGACATCTCTGGCTTCTGTCATGGCTGAGCCCAACGACACAAGCGCCAGCGGGGATGCTGCAGAAAACAGCGCCCTCCGGTGGCAGCACACCTTACTCACACAG GCGGTGAGTCACAAGAATCGCCTGATCTCCATGCTAGAGATGGAAAACTACGCTCTACTCAAGCAACTTTATGAAGTTTAA